In Nymphaea colorata isolate Beijing-Zhang1983 chromosome 5, ASM883128v2, whole genome shotgun sequence, one genomic interval encodes:
- the LOC116255232 gene encoding acid phosphatase 1, translated as MEDSASALHSFWFCVYSLHKVGSARLVCPAMGSVKEVLIVMLVCHVRALSARMSPWLGYESGPCLSWRLGVETNNIRFWRTVPSDCLRYMQNYMLEGQYEHDLNMVVYQITSYMLTIDQVGDGFDSWIFDVDDTCISNLEYYRRSRRFGVDPFDPLDFKSWAVGGCSPAIPAVLELFQHLTDSGFKVFLITGRDIDSLGKATEQNLVSQGFIGYERLILRGPEYRGQSAIVFKSAARRALVEEGYRIWGNVGDQWSDLVGDCLGERTFKLPNPMYFVP; from the exons ATGGAGGATTCAGCTTCTGCTCTACATTCTTTCTGGTTCTGTGTTTATTCCCTCCACAAAGTGGGTTCGGCTCGATTGGTCTGTCCAGCCATGGGTTCGGTAAAAGAAGTCCTGATCGTGATGTTGGTGTGTCATGTTAGGGCCTTGTCTGCCAGAATGAGCCCATGGCTCGGGTATGAGTCCGGGCCCTGCCTGAGCTGGAGGCTGGGAGTCGAGACCAACAACATCAGGTTTTGGCGCACCGTCCCCTCCGACTGCCTGCGGTACATGCAGAACTACATGCTGGAAGGTCAGTATGAACATGACCTAAATATGGTCGTCTATCAGATAACCAGCTACATGCTAACAATTGATCAGGTGGGAGACGGCTTCGATTCCTGGATCTTTGATGTGGATGATACATGCATCTCCAATCTTGAGTACTATAGGAGATCGAGAAGATTTGG CGTGGACCCATTTGACCCCTTAGATTTCAAGAGTTGGGCAGTTGGAGGGTGTTCCCCAGCTATACCAGCAGTGCTAGAACTGTTTCAGCATTTGACAGATAGTGGCTTCAAGGTGTTCCTTATCACAGGCAGGGATATAGACTCTCTGGGTAAAGCCACTGAGCAGAATCTTGTGAGCCAGGGATTTATTGGTTATGAAAGACTCATATTAAG AGGGCCTGAGTACAGAGGCCAAAGTGCCATTGTGTTTAAATCTGCAGCACGACGAGCATTGGTGGAAGAGGGATACCGCATATGGGGCAATGTTGGAGACCAGTGGAGTGACCTAGTTGGTGATTGTCTAGGAGAACGAACGTTCAAGCTTCCTAATCCAATGTACTTTGTTCCTTAG
- the LOC116254899 gene encoding uncharacterized protein LOC116254899, producing the protein MALLNSSKSSKTVLHGFSRLYFHDQIAKSTWANGVFAHRFSSKPDLHAPFCRIPFRNHSGNNPSLGFSYFHSLGSEIASKPSKKYRTFSPLSEKLSPREFFRFYSHESTQRGFSLMGSSGSAQKVVPSIRLQQFSPEAQRKFFSFMRSSEPGKVFSGEFPKLLARPLEAVRSTFSGYREATALHIEAFWKRNYLVLVGAVGVGLCLLLWRIMFGVANMFVGLSEGMAKYGFLALASAIVAFTGIYVRSRFTVNPDRVYRMAMRRLNTSAGILEVMGAPLSGTDVRAYVMSGGGLRVKNLKPRLSSKRCFLIFPIRGSERKGLVSVEVKKKKGQYDMRLLAVDIPVTTGADQRLFLVGNEEEYKIGGGLISELRDPIIKAMAAEKEFEDIDQKEEEEEAERELQEEERKRQEEIEKLERGSS; encoded by the exons ATGGCATTACTCAACTCATCAAAGTCCTCCAAAACGGTCCTCCATGGCTTCTCAAGGTTGTACTTCCATGACCAGATCGCAAAATCCACTTGGGCAAATGGAGTATTTGCCCACCGGTTCTCATCAAAGCCTGATTTACATGCACCTTTTTGTAGGATTCCTTTCAGAAACCACAGTGGCAACAATCCCTCACTTggcttttcttattttcattctTTGGGCTCTGAAATTGCTTCAAAGCCGTCAAAGAAATATCGAACTTTTTCACCCTTATCGGAGAAGCTTTCCCCGAGAGAGTTTTTCAGATTTTATTCCCACGAGTCTACGCAAAGAGGATTCTCTCTAATGGGTTCTTCTGGTTCTGCCCAAAAAGTTGTCCCATCGATCAGATTGCAACAATTCTCTCCAGAAGCGCAGAGGAAGTTCTTCTCATTTATGAGGAGCTCAGAACCTGGCAAAGTTTTTAGTGGGGAATTTCCAAAATTGCTGGCCAGGCCTCTGGAAGCTGTTAGATCGACGTTCTCCGGCTACAGAGAAGCTACGGCTCTCCACATTGAAGCATTCTGGAAGAGGAATTACTTGGTGCTAGTGGGAGCTGTTGGCGTAGGCTTGTGCCTTCTTTTATGGAGGATTATGTTTGGAGTTGCTAACATGTTCGTTGGACTGTCTGAAGGCATGGCCAAGTATGGATTTCTTGCTCTTGCATCTGCCATTGTAGCTTTCACA GGTATCTATGTGCGATCTAGATTTACTGTTAATCCAGATCGAGTTTATAGAATGGCCATGAGGCGGCTGAATACATCAGCTGGGATTCTTGAGGTTATGGGGGCTCCTCTCTCAGGGACAGATGTAAGGGCATATGTCATGTCTGGAGGTGGGCTTCGTGTAAAAAACCTTAAGCCAAGGCTTAGCAGCAAGCGTTGCTTTCTCATATTTCCAATTAGAGGCTCTGAAAGAAAAGGGCTTGTGAGTGTTGAggttaagaagaaaaagggccAG TATGACATGAGATTACTTGCAGTGGATATCCCCGTGACTACTGGTGCAGACCAGCGTCTGTTCTTGGTTGGGAACGAGGAAGAATACAAGATTGGAGGTGGCTTAATATCTGAATTAAGAGACCCTATAATCAAGGCAATGGCAGCAGAGAAGGAATTTGAAGATATAGaccagaaggaagaagaggaggaagcagAAAGAGAATTGCAGGAGGAAGAACGGAAAAGGCaagaagagattgaaaaacttGAAAGAGGCAGTTCATAA